The Bacteroidales bacterium genome includes a region encoding these proteins:
- a CDS encoding GxxExxY protein, with amino-acid sequence MNENEISYIIRGAIYKVYNNLGPGLLESVYEFALAFELRKIGLEVLCQKPFPVIYEGNRLDTGFRLDLLVENKVIVEIKSVDQLIDIHHKQLLTYLKITGLKLGLLINFNTISIDKSIIRIVNGL; translated from the coding sequence ATGAATGAAAATGAGATTTCCTATATAATAAGGGGGGCGATTTATAAGGTTTATAATAACCTTGGTCCGGGTTTATTGGAGTCGGTATATGAATTTGCGTTAGCTTTTGAGCTAAGAAAAATTGGATTAGAAGTTTTATGTCAAAAGCCATTTCCTGTCATATACGAAGGAAATAGGTTGGATACAGGTTTTCGATTGGATTTGTTGGTCGAGAACAAAGTAATTGTTGAAATTAAGTCTGTCGACCAGTTAATAGATATTCATCATAAACAATTACTAACCTATCTGAAAATTACCGGCTTGAAGTTAGGATTGCTTATTAATTTCAATACAATTTCAATTGATAAATCAATAATTAGGATCGTTAATGGGCTTTAA
- a CDS encoding sigma-70 family RNA polymerase sigma factor, whose translation MENRDDNHYIGQVILGETAAFAPLVNRYKDLVFTIAMNITRNREDAEEVAQDVFLKAFQKLAGFRKESSFPTWLYRIAYNESISKVRKNRIKTLDLEEEIMEIIPDEEVEEEIAGLDEQEQKQVIIKILDKLPEIDRVLVTLFYLNNQPITEISEVTGLGESNVKVRLHRVRKKIYLELQELLKMRSLRII comes from the coding sequence ATGGAAAACCGGGACGATAATCATTATATCGGGCAGGTAATACTTGGTGAAACGGCTGCGTTCGCCCCACTGGTGAACAGGTATAAAGACCTGGTCTTCACCATTGCAATGAACATCACCCGCAACCGGGAAGATGCGGAGGAAGTGGCACAGGACGTCTTTCTGAAAGCATTCCAGAAACTGGCCGGCTTCAGGAAAGAATCAAGTTTCCCGACCTGGCTTTACCGCATCGCATATAATGAATCTATCTCGAAAGTGAGAAAGAACAGAATCAAAACTTTGGATCTGGAAGAAGAAATAATGGAAATCATCCCTGACGAAGAAGTGGAAGAAGAAATTGCGGGACTGGATGAACAGGAACAAAAGCAGGTCATTATAAAAATACTGGATAAACTGCCGGAAATTGACCGGGTACTGGTAACTTTGTTCTACCTGAACAATCAACCCATAACTGAAATCAGCGAAGTGACAGGCCTGGGGGAAAGCAATGTGAAGGTGCGCCTACATAGGGTGAGAAAGAAGATTTATTTGGAATTACAGGAATTGTTAAAAATGAGATCATTACGCATTATATAA